A window of Metabacillus sp. B2-18 contains these coding sequences:
- the istA gene encoding IS21 family transposase, whose product MDKWEMYMEIRQLLKQGFSQTKIAEKLGISRSTVYRHLKKSPSEMADWVESLKNKKRILDPNKELILSWLRMHPDMSAAQVYDWLLEKYEDINIGESTVRSYVKDLREEYQIKKETSPRMYEAIPDPPMGEQMQVDFGHTRQQTADNKEIKLTFIAFVLSHSRQKYKEWLDRPFTTQDVIRAHENAFKWYGGMTNEIVYDQDSLIVVSENGGDLILTKEFQNYRESRGLNLRVCRKADPESKGRIENVVGFIKQNFAKHRVFHNIDSWNEQGWEWLNRTGNFKVHNTTKKRPFEVFLLEKQHLKPVSKKIDIQNNYDTSIARCVHKDNTIRFGSNRYSLPLGTYNKLDKVCIKETENKELIIYIPDTGEIIAKHMIPNGKGQLVKDRKHSRDRTKGVEAYISTVAEEFEDKERAYQYLEKVREKNPRYIKDQLQIILREAKESNSEVLTKALAECVKRKLFSATDFSDIVAYVKRQRQINETVIENKIEIKPLNKLSEWVLETDAHKRKVDSYTVLMEVK is encoded by the coding sequence GTGGATAAGTGGGAAATGTACATGGAAATAAGACAATTATTAAAACAAGGATTTAGTCAAACTAAAATAGCTGAAAAGTTAGGGATTTCAAGGTCAACAGTTTACAGACATTTGAAGAAATCACCTTCGGAGATGGCTGATTGGGTAGAATCTCTTAAGAATAAAAAGAGAATACTAGATCCCAATAAAGAGCTGATACTATCTTGGTTGAGGATGCATCCGGATATGTCAGCTGCACAAGTGTATGATTGGCTTCTGGAGAAATATGAAGATATAAATATTGGGGAGAGTACAGTTAGAAGTTATGTAAAGGATCTTAGAGAAGAATACCAGATAAAAAAAGAAACGTCTCCTCGAATGTATGAGGCAATCCCCGATCCCCCGATGGGCGAACAAATGCAGGTAGACTTCGGACATACAAGGCAACAGACAGCTGATAATAAGGAGATTAAGCTAACCTTTATAGCCTTTGTCCTCTCCCACTCTAGACAAAAATATAAAGAGTGGTTGGATAGACCTTTTACAACACAGGATGTAATTAGAGCGCATGAGAATGCATTCAAGTGGTACGGTGGAATGACCAATGAGATTGTGTATGATCAAGATAGTTTAATTGTAGTTAGTGAAAATGGTGGAGATTTAATTTTAACAAAAGAGTTTCAAAATTATAGGGAATCTAGGGGTTTGAACCTTCGTGTTTGTCGCAAAGCTGACCCAGAAAGTAAAGGAAGAATAGAAAATGTTGTAGGATTCATAAAACAAAACTTTGCCAAACATAGAGTATTCCATAACATTGATTCCTGGAACGAACAAGGTTGGGAATGGCTAAACAGAACTGGGAACTTTAAGGTACACAACACAACAAAAAAAAGACCGTTTGAAGTGTTTCTCCTCGAAAAGCAACACTTAAAGCCGGTCTCCAAAAAAATAGATATTCAAAATAACTATGATACAAGTATAGCAAGGTGTGTCCATAAGGACAATACAATTCGTTTCGGTTCAAATCGGTACTCTCTTCCACTTGGCACATACAACAAATTGGATAAAGTATGTATCAAGGAAACGGAGAATAAAGAACTGATTATTTATATCCCTGATACTGGCGAAATCATTGCAAAACATATGATTCCAAATGGCAAAGGCCAATTAGTAAAAGATAGAAAACATAGTAGAGACCGTACAAAAGGAGTCGAAGCATATATTAGCACAGTGGCCGAGGAATTTGAAGATAAAGAACGAGCCTATCAATATTTAGAGAAGGTTAGAGAGAAAAATCCTCGTTACATTAAAGACCAACTGCAAATTATCTTGCGTGAAGCAAAAGAAAGCAATAGCGAAGTACTAACCAAGGCGTTAGCAGAGTGCGTAAAAAGGAAACTATTTAGTGCAACAGATTTTAGCGATATCGTTGCATATGTGAAACGTCAACGCCAGATAAATGAAACAGTTATAGAAAACAAAATAGAAATCAAACCTTTGAACAAGCTGTCTGAATGGGTTTTAGAAACAGATGCACACAAAAGAAAAGTAGATTCTTACACGGTGTTAATGGAGGTAAAATAA